A single region of the Cronobacter condimenti 1330 genome encodes:
- the tldD gene encoding metalloprotease TldD, protein MSLNLVSEQLLSANGLSHQDLFSILGQLYERRLDYGDLYFQSSYHESWVLEDRIIKDGSYNIDQGVGVRAVSGEKTGFAYADQISLLALTQSAQAARSIVREQGDGRVKTLNAVEYSPLYTTLDPLQSLSREEKLDILRRVDNAARAADKRVQEVSASLTGVYELILVAATDGTLAADVRPLVRLSVSVQVEDDGKRERGSSGGGGRFGYQWFLEETEGEVRAEAWAREAVRMALVNLSAVAAPAGTLPVVLGAGWPGVLLHEAVGHGLEGDFNRRGTSVFSGQMGQLVASELCTVVDDGTLANRRGSLAIDDEGVPGQYNVLIENGILKGYMQDKLNARLMGVPPTGNGRRESYAHLPMPRMTNTYMLAGKSTPQEIIESVEYGIFAPNFGGGQVDITSGKFVFSTSEAYLIEKGKVTKPVKGATLIGSGIEAMQQISMVGNDVKLDNGVGVCGKEGQSLPVGVGQPTLKVDNLTVGGTA, encoded by the coding sequence ATGAGTCTGAACCTGGTAAGTGAGCAGCTACTGTCTGCAAATGGCCTGAGCCATCAGGATCTCTTCTCCATCCTGGGCCAGCTTTATGAGCGCCGCCTGGATTACGGCGATCTTTATTTTCAGTCCAGTTATCACGAATCCTGGGTTTTAGAAGACCGCATCATTAAAGACGGCTCTTACAACATCGACCAGGGCGTGGGCGTGCGCGCGGTTAGTGGTGAAAAAACCGGTTTTGCGTATGCCGATCAGATTAGCCTGCTGGCGCTGACGCAGAGTGCGCAGGCCGCGCGCAGCATTGTGCGCGAGCAGGGCGACGGACGTGTGAAAACGCTGAACGCCGTTGAGTATTCCCCGCTTTACACCACGCTTGACCCACTGCAAAGCCTGAGCCGTGAAGAGAAACTCGATATTTTACGTCGCGTTGATAACGCAGCGCGCGCGGCAGACAAACGCGTTCAGGAAGTGAGCGCGAGCCTGACCGGCGTCTATGAACTGATTCTGGTGGCCGCGACCGATGGCACGCTGGCGGCGGATGTGCGTCCGCTGGTGCGTCTTTCTGTCAGCGTACAGGTTGAAGATGATGGCAAACGCGAGCGCGGCTCCAGCGGCGGCGGCGGACGTTTCGGTTACCAGTGGTTCCTTGAAGAGACCGAGGGTGAAGTGCGCGCTGAAGCGTGGGCGCGAGAAGCCGTACGCATGGCGCTGGTGAATCTCAGCGCGGTGGCGGCCCCTGCGGGCACGCTGCCGGTGGTGCTCGGCGCGGGCTGGCCTGGCGTGCTGCTGCACGAAGCGGTCGGTCACGGTCTGGAAGGCGATTTTAACCGTCGCGGGACTTCAGTCTTTAGCGGTCAGATGGGCCAGCTCGTCGCCTCTGAACTTTGCACCGTGGTGGATGACGGCACGCTCGCCAACCGCCGTGGTTCACTGGCGATTGATGACGAAGGCGTACCGGGACAGTACAACGTGCTTATCGAAAACGGCATTCTGAAAGGCTATATGCAGGATAAGCTTAACGCGCGCCTGATGGGCGTCCCGCCGACTGGCAACGGGCGCCGCGAATCCTACGCGCACCTGCCGATGCCACGTATGACCAACACCTATATGCTGGCCGGGAAATCCACGCCGCAGGAGATTATCGAGTCTGTAGAGTACGGTATCTTCGCCCCGAATTTTGGCGGCGGCCAGGTGGATATTACTTCCGGTAAGTTCGTCTTCTCGACCTCTGAAGCCTACCTTATCGAAAAGGGCAAAGTGACGAAGCCGGTGAAAGGCGCGACGCTTATCGGCTCTGGTATTGAGGCGATGCAGCAGATCTCGATGGTCGGCAACGACGTGAAGCTGGATAACGGCGTCGGCGTGTGCGGCAAAGAGGGACAAAGCCTGCCGGTGGGCGTCGGCCAACCGACGCTGAAAGTGGATAACCTCACGGTTGGCGGCACCGCATAA